A DNA window from Siniperca chuatsi isolate FFG_IHB_CAS linkage group LG6, ASM2008510v1, whole genome shotgun sequence contains the following coding sequences:
- the LOC122877585 gene encoding urokinase plasminogen activator surface receptor-like isoform X4, with product MMKLILSLTLIWALSSTAGALQCQTCTNLECSSTVPVTCPSEASCVTAATQVTSSGTTEQQIFKACAPSSLCPATDSQTFSFNFGVLSAVISLKCCNTDNCNSGTLAFPAAQTNNSLQCFTCDPITSQCTTPLQCKGEEDRCFQANVTSVSGSFPIFGCVSAKLCAAATSQGSLPFISSVANFTSGPSCCGTSLCNTVTTTTAAPPTTTTISDACCIRLVMIHLLLGLLIFALC from the exons ATGATGAAGCTGATCCTGTCTCTGACTCTCATCTGGGCACTCTCCAGCACAG CTGGAGCACTTCAGTGTCAAACTTGCACAAATTTGGAGTGTTCAAGCACAGTACCAGTAACATGTCCCTCAGAGGCGTCGTGTGTAACAGCTGCTACTCAAG TCACTTCATCTGGAACTACAGAACAGCAAATCTTCAAGGCGTGTGCACCGTCCTCCCTGTGTCCAGCCACGGACTCTCAGACATTTTCATTCAACTTTGGTGTTTTGAGTGCAGTTATATCTCTTAAGTGCTGCAACACGGATAACTGCAACTCAGGAACTCTAGCTT tccCTGCTGCTCAGACAAATAACAGCCTTCAGTGTTTCACTTGTGACCCCATCACCTCCCAATGCACCACTCCATTACAATGTAAGGGAGAGGAGGACCGCTGCTTTCAAGCGAATG TGACGAGTGTGTCCGGCTCTTTTCCAATCTTTGGCTGCGTATCTGCAAAACTGTGTGCAGCTGCTACCAGCCAGGGTAGCCTACCTTTCATATCAAGTGTTGCTAACTTCACCAGCGGACCATCCTGTTGTGGGACCAGTTTGTGTAATACTGTTACAACAACAACTGCTgcaccaccaacaacaacaactatcaGTGATGCCTGCTGTATCAGACTGGTTATGATCCATCTGCTGCTCGGACTCCTTATCTTTGCCCTCTGTTAG
- the LOC122877585 gene encoding urokinase plasminogen activator surface receptor-like isoform X1, translating into MISSIRKTDLQHLPVRHDEADPVSDSHLGKLSSTAGALQCQTCLNVQCSSTVSVTCPSEASCVTAAATQVTSSGTTVQQIIKACAPSSLCPATDSQTFSFNFGVLSAVTSLKCCNTDNCNSGTLAFPAAQTNNSLQCFTCDPITSQCTTPLQCKGVEDRCFQANVTSVSGSFPIFGCVSAKLCAAATSQGSLPFISSVANFTSGPSCCGTSLCNTVTTTTAAPPTTTTISDACCIRLVMIHLLLGLLIFALC; encoded by the exons ATGATAAGTTCTATCAGAAAAACTGATCTACAGCACTTACCTGTTCGTCATGATGAAGCTGATCCTGTCTCTGACTCTCATCTGGGCAAACTCTCCAGCACAG CTGGAGCACTTCAGTGTCAAACTTGCTTAAATGTGCAGTGTTCAAGCACAGTATCAGTAACATGTCCCTCAGAGGCGTCATGTGTAACAGCTGCTGCTACTCAAG TCACTTCATCTGGAACTACAGTACAGCAAATCATCAAGGCGTGTGCACCGTCCTCCCTGTGTCCAGCCACGGACTCTCAGACATTTTCATTCAACTTTGGTGTTTTGAGTGCAGTTACATCTCTTAAGTGCTGCAACACGGATAACTGCAACTCAGGAACTCTAGCTT tccCTGCTGCTCAGACAAATAACAGCCTCCAGTGTTTCACTTGTGACCCCATCACCTCCCAATGCACCACTCCATTACAATGTAAGGGAGTGGAGGACCGCTGCTTTCAAGCGAATG TGACGAGTGTGTCCGGCTCTTTTCCAATCTTTGGCTGCGTATCTGCAAAACTGTGTGCAGCTGCTACCAGCCAGGGTAGCCTACCTTTCATATCAAGTGTTGCTAACTTCACCAGCGGACCATCCTGTTGTGGGACCAGTTTGTGTAATACTGTTACAACAACAACTGCTgcaccaccaacaacaacaactatcaGTGATGCCTGCTGTATCAGACTGGTTATGATCCATCTGCTGCTCGGACTCCTTATCTTTGCCCTCTGTTAG
- the LOC122877585 gene encoding urokinase plasminogen activator surface receptor-like isoform X2: protein MMKLILSLTLIWALSSTAGALQCQTCLNVQCSSTVSVTCPSEASCVTAAATQVTSSGTTVQQIIKACAPSSLCPATDSQTFSFNFGVLSAVTSLKCCNTDNCNSGTLAFPAAQTNNSLQCFTCDPITSQCTTPLQCKGVEDRCFQANVTSVSGSFPIFGCVSAKLCAAATSQGSLPFISSVANFTSGPSCCGTSLCNTVTTTTAAPPTTTTISDACCIRLVMIHLLLGLLIFALC from the exons ATGATGAAGCTGATCCTGTCTCTGACTCTCATCTGGGCACTCTCCAGCACAG CTGGAGCACTTCAGTGTCAAACTTGCTTAAATGTGCAGTGTTCAAGCACAGTATCAGTAACATGTCCCTCAGAGGCGTCATGTGTAACAGCTGCTGCTACTCAAG TCACTTCATCTGGAACTACAGTACAGCAAATCATCAAGGCGTGTGCACCGTCCTCCCTGTGTCCAGCCACGGACTCTCAGACATTTTCATTCAACTTTGGTGTTTTGAGTGCAGTTACATCTCTTAAGTGCTGCAACACGGATAACTGCAACTCAGGAACTCTAGCTT tccCTGCTGCTCAGACAAATAACAGCCTCCAGTGTTTCACTTGTGACCCCATCACCTCCCAATGCACCACTCCATTACAATGTAAGGGAGTGGAGGACCGCTGCTTTCAAGCGAATG TGACGAGTGTGTCCGGCTCTTTTCCAATCTTTGGCTGCGTATCTGCAAAACTGTGTGCAGCTGCTACCAGCCAGGGTAGCCTACCTTTCATATCAAGTGTTGCTAACTTCACCAGCGGACCATCCTGTTGTGGGACCAGTTTGTGTAATACTGTTACAACAACAACTGCTgcaccaccaacaacaacaactatcaGTGATGCCTGCTGTATCAGACTGGTTATGATCCATCTGCTGCTCGGACTCCTTATCTTTGCCCTCTGTTAG
- the LOC122877585 gene encoding urokinase plasminogen activator surface receptor-like isoform X3: MMKLILSLTLIWALSSTAGALQCQTCTNLECSSTVPVTCPSEASCVTAATQVTSSGTTEQQIFKACAPSSLCPATDSQTFSFNFGVLSAVISLKCCNTDNCNSGTLAFPAAQTNNSLQCFTCDPITSQCTTPLQCKGEEDRCFQANVKIGSGSFPIFGCVSANLCAAATSQGSFSFMSSVADFTSGPSCCGTSLCNTVTTTTAAPPTTTTISDACCIRLVMIHLLLGLLIFALC; this comes from the exons ATGATGAAGCTGATCCTGTCTCTGACTCTCATCTGGGCACTCTCCAGCACAG CTGGAGCACTTCAGTGTCAAACTTGCACAAATTTGGAGTGTTCAAGCACAGTACCAGTAACATGTCCCTCAGAGGCGTCGTGTGTAACAGCTGCTACTCAAG TCACTTCATCTGGAACTACAGAACAGCAAATCTTCAAGGCGTGTGCACCGTCCTCCCTGTGTCCAGCCACGGACTCTCAGACATTTTCATTCAACTTTGGTGTTTTGAGTGCAGTTATATCTCTTAAGTGCTGCAACACGGATAACTGCAACTCAGGAACTCTAGCTT tccCTGCTGCTCAGACAAATAACAGCCTTCAGTGTTTCACTTGTGACCCCATCACCTCCCAATGCACCACTCCATTACAATGTAAGGGAGAGGAGGACCGCTGCTTTCAAGCGAATG TGAAGATTGGGTCCGGCTCTTTTCCAATCTTTGGCTGCGTATCTGCAAACCTGTGTGCAGCTGCTACCAGCCAGGGTAGCTTTTCTTTCATGTCAAGTGTTGCTGACTTCACCAGTGGACCATCCTGTTGTGGGACCAGTTTGTGTAATACTGTTACAACAACAACTGCTgcaccaccaacaacaacaactatcaGTGATGCCTGCTGTATCAGACTGGTTATGATCCATCTGCTGCTCGGACTCCTTATCTTTGCCCTCTGTTAG
- the LOC122877584 gene encoding interferon-induced protein with tetratricopeptide repeats 5-like yields the protein MMSAAQNQSTLEAKLEALQCHFTWDMDPSRSKLFRLRDNLEDIGTEEGYSWLGHIYNLQGFIHYQLGFTDDALRFFSRAAEAFRQMRNTVSDEGPWLVVNYGNLAWLHHHLGEQAESQAYLSKVDALMNEYPSPSQDELHPEIYAEKAWTLMKFSVEKQLLAADYFQRAIRMQPDMVEWHTSHVLALVNAFNHSNKELEADVLEKMKIAKEHDPDNLYLAALYLEARAKKGKNIEDEARELARRVLRKPISSYSGINPLLKVYRICVSADEAIDLAEEVLERHPDERYLKWCAAVCYKMKIFLHRDSPLERSLVDRAISLYREVISLYPHSSLKKKIELANIYAETNCQVRADQIFKELLESDLDPEGAQILYNCYAKYVHFIRKESYKSIEYHMRAAEIPLKTPYSRNSIRTLERIKERNRNRMCREIEQFLANLQN from the exons ATGATGAG TGCTGCTCAGAATCAGTCGACACTGGAGGCCAAACTGGAGGCCCTGCAGTGCCACTTCACCTGGGATATGGACCCCAGCAGGTCCAAACTTTTCCGTCTGAGGGACAACCTGGAGGACATCGGCACTGAGGAGGGCTACAGCTGGCTGGGTCACATTTACAACCTGCAGGGGTTCATCCACTACCAGCTGGGGTTCACCGATGATGCCCTGCGTTTCTTCAGCAGGGCTGCAGAGGCCTTCCGCCAGATGAGAAACACCGTCTCAGATGAGGGTCCCTGGTTAGTGGTGAACTACGGGAACCTGGCTTGGCTGCACCACCACCTGGGAGAACAAGCAGAGAGTCAGGCTTACCTGTCGAAGGTCGACGCCCTGATGAATGAATACCCATCTCCATCCCAGGACGAGCTCCATCCGGAGATCTACGCGGAAAAAGCCTGGACCCTGATGAAGTTCAGCGTAGAAaaacagctgctggctgcagattACTTCCAGAGAGCCATCAGGATGCAGCCAGACATGGTGGAGTGGCACACCAGCCATGTGTTAGCATTAGTCAATGCCTTTAATCACAGCAACAAAGAGCTGGAGGCTGACGTCTTGGAGAAAATGAAAATCGCCAAGGAACACGATCCAGATAACTTGTACCTCGCCGCTCTTTACCTCGAGGCACGTGCTAAGAAAGGGAAAAACATTGAAGATGAAGCACGTGAGTTGGCCAGAAGGGTTTTAAGAAAGCCCATCAGCAGctacagtggtatcaatccatTATTAAAGGTTTACAGAATCTGTGTATCTGCTGATGAGGCTATTGATTTGGCAGAAGAGGTTCTGGAAAGACATCCAGATGAACGTTATCTGAAGTGGTGTGCTGCAGTCTGCTACAAGATGAAGATCTTTTTACACAGGGACAGTCCCCTGGAGCGCAGCTTGGTCGACAGAGCAATCAGTCTCTATAGGGAAGTGATTTCTCTATACCCCCATTcttcacttaaaaaaaagatagaacTTGCAAACATATACGCAGAGACGAATTGCCAAGTTAGAGCTGACCAGATATTCAAGGAACTGTTAGAAAGTGATCTGGATCCTGAAGGGGCACAGATTCTTTACAACTGCTATGCAAAATATGTACATTTCATTCGAAAGGAGAGCTACAAGTCAATAGAATATCACATGAGGGCAGCAGAGATACCATTAAAAACTCCCTATAGTAGGAACAGCATCAGAACTCTGGAGAggattaaagaaagaaacagaaaccgAATGTGTAGAGAAATAGAGCAGTTTCTGGCCAACCTGCAAAACTAA